GTGCTTCTTTTCTTTGGAGAACATATATGGTCTGATTTGTGATTTATTTCTGCGTTTGGGGAAAAATGGAGTCTGCTTATCAAGCAGCTTGTTTTGCCTTGCGCCAGCGACGGAGTCCGGCGGCGCCGAGGGCGAGAGCACCCAGGCCGGTAGCGACAGTAGCGGGCTCGGGGATAACACCAGTGTCGCCGACTTGGATGCTGCTGCCATCATCTTCATAAGCCCAGCGGTGGACGGTGATACCTGGATCATTGCCGTCAAAAAAAGTGACCTCAGCCCAGCCGTACTGTGGCCCGCTGCCTAAGTTAAAATAGAAGCCCATGAACCCGGTTTCTCCCGAAGTAAATCCGCTCGCTCCAACGAATGTCGAGTTATTCACTATAATCTTATTATTCGCGAAAGACTCTGTATTGGACGGAATAGTATAACCCGATGCTAGGTTTGCTATGTCGCCACCATTCGTAAACATTCCGGCTGATTGACCTGGATTGGTTGCCAACGAGTAAGCGACAAAATAACCGGTAAAAATATTATGCAACCCAATCTCGCCTATGAAGGGATCACCATCAATGTTCCAAGTTGCACTGCTGTTGCCTCCCTGGCCAGCGCTGAAGGCATTTGACGAGTCAAAGTACTGAATAATGCCTTGTGCGTTACTTGCTGCGAAGAGTGAACTGACTGCGGCTGTTACGGTTGCTTGAGTGTGCTTCTTTTCTTTGAGGAACATAGGGTCTGATTTGTGTTATATTTCTGCGCTGGGAAAATTTGGGCGCGGAATATATCAGACGTCACCTGAACCTCCGATGAATCGCCCCATTTTTATAGGGGAAAATCATCGATTTACATTTTTTACACAAAGTGGGTTGATTATGAGAGGGCTGCTGTGGATTAAAAATATTAGCTTATTGCTTCATATCCTCTTGATGACCAGTTTTTTATGGCAGCTTTTCAGGTAGGGCGCAGTCTCCAGACAAGCCGAACACTGCCCCTGGCATCGCTGCTTTTCTCTACAACAACGTTCGGCTTGTCAGGAGACTGCGCTCTACCTTCCATTACACCGCTCTAAAAGTTAACAAGATGAAAAAACAGAGTCTTCATCCTGAGACTCAAGGAATTGAACGCTCTGTGCTCTCTGTGCCTCTGTGGCTAAATTATTTAGAAACTACTTTTGTGCAGCTGCTTTGCCTTGCGCCAGCGGCGCAGTCCGGCTGCTCCGAGCGCAAGGGCTCCCAGTCCGGTGGCAACGGCGGCGGGTTCCGGGATCACGCCGGTGTCGCCGACTCGTATGCTGCCGCCATCGTCTTCATAGGCCCATTGATGCATGGTGACACCTGGGCCTGCCGGGTTGGTTTTATCAAACATAGTGATCTGCGCCCATCCATATAGGGTTGTGCCGCCATTCTCGAAACGAAAACCAAAGTAGCCCGCAACTCCCGTCGTGAATCCTATCTGATTGCCTAAATATGAGCTACTAATAATCGAAGTATGGGGTCGATAGGCGAAATTACCTGATACACCGACAATGTAATTGGTCGTTTGATTCGTTATCTTTACTGCGATGGCGGCAAAATAGGGATAATTGCTAAGCCCTACGTAATGGCCTCCATAATCTACGATCAATTCAGCTTCGCTGTCACCTTCACCGTCGATGTTCCAGTCGACATCCACATTAATTCTAAAGCCAACGTGATACTCGTTTGACTGATCGAAGTATTGAATGGCGCCCTGTACGCTGCTGGCCGCAACGAGTGAAGTGACGGTCGTCGTCGCTGCTTTGCATTTGCGCTTATGGCTCATGTATTATGAATTGTTTTTACCACGGAGACACGGAGCGAAGTAACGATCTCTGCGCCACACCTGCGCCAGAATTGGAGATCAAATGGGATCGAGTAAAACCTGATCCGCGATTACTTGGGTCACGCAGTGGGAAAACTACCTGCTGCCTGAGGGTTTTTGTCTCCGTAGAATGGCAAGGGCCAAAACACCGATGCCAACCATTGAGACATAGTAGGCTGGTTCAGGAACCACGGTGCCCTCTATGTCAATATTACCCAGTCGGGTCGAGCTGTGGAAAGTAGTGCCTGAACCAACATTGTTAGAGCCCCAAACATAGAGTCGGAAGTTGACGACATCCCCGCTAACGATCCCAGATGGCATCCCCTCGTTGACAACAAAAGAATCGATATCACCTGAATCAGGATCATTGTTCACTGAGCCGATCAAGTCAGCACTGCTGAAGCTCGTGTCATTGATACGATATGCGAGTTGACTATCCTGCCAACCGATACGTCCGCTGGAAGAATTGAAATTAACTCGTGTGTCGTAGCTGAATGATTCGAGTGTAAGCGTCTGCCCCCCACTCAGTCCATCGACAGTGAAGCTAAATTCAAAATATTGTTGATCTGCGATCGCATCCGCTGCGGTCGTCGTGTCATCGGCTTCGCCACCTGCTGCGCTGTAGTAGTTAATCTCACCGCCGGAAATCTGACTTGAACCACTTATGTTATCATTGTTGTCCGCACCACCTAACCCGCTTCCCTGAGCACTATCTAGAATGCTACTCGTATAAATACTGCCAACGCCCTCCAAATCACCATCATCAATGGTAGAACCCCATGTTACAAGCATCACTGCTTGGGATTGCAAAAAAAAGAGTAGTGAGCTACTCAGAAGAATTGTTTTAATACTGAACTTCATCATTTTTTTAAAATTTATATTATAATACTTGAAGCAAAAATTGATTATCTTTTCCGAATATGAGCCATCCCAAGTCTATTTCAGGCTTGTGGACGTTTGTACGCATAAAATCAAAAAAACACCCCGTGTCTGTCACTGCACCCGACGGATGTGGTGGCTGTTTTGTTGTAGTGTTTTTATTTATCGATTTCATAATTAAACTGAATGTTGATCTTTGTTTTGTTATCGGAAGAGATTTAGGCCGCTTGCTTTTGCTTCCTCCAGCGGCGCAGTCCGGCTGCTCCTAAAGCGAGGGCGCCCAGACCGGTGGCCACGGCGGCGGGTTCGGGAATGGCGCCGGTGTTGCCGACTCGTATCCCACTGCCATCATCCTGATAGGCCCATTGATGCACGGTTACGCCGACACCGCTCGGACTCGGGTTGGTTTTATCAAAAAATGTGGCCTCAGCCCAGCCGTATACAGTCATGCCGCCATCCTCGAAACGAAAGCCAAAATAGCCCGCTTCACCCGAAGTAAATCCATTTATATTATTGAAATCTGAGGAAACAATTATTCCAGAATTGTAGAAAGGAGCAAAGTTTGCCGATGCATCTACAATATAGTTTGTAGTCTGATTCTGTATTACAGTATTGATTGCGAAAAAGGTGGGATAACCGTTAAGCCCTAAGTAACCGCCTCCGTTGGCAACCTCCCAGCTAGCTTCGCTGCCACCTTCGCCATCGATATTCCAATCAATCGATGCACTGTTGCCAAAGCCAACGTTGTATTCGTTTGAATCGTCATAGTATTGAATGATGCCAGGTGCGCTGTTTGCAGCGACAAGTGAGGTGAAGGCAGTTGTTGCTGCTTTGTGGTAGTGTTTTTTGTTCATATATTATAATTTTTACCACGGAGGTATGGATAAGGTAGTGGACCTTAAGCTCCATTCCCTCCGTGGTAATACTATACTTCTACTAATGAAATTTTTAAGTAGCTTGCTTTTGCTTCCGCCAGCGGCGCAGTCCGGCCGCACCCATGGCGAGGGCTCCGAGTCCGGTGGCAACGGCGGTGGGTTCAGGGATGGCGCCAACCTGAATGGAGCTACCATCATCCTCAAAAGCCCAGCGATGGACGGTTACGCCGATGCCGCTCGGGTTCGTATCATCGTAGAAAGTAACTTCGGCCCAACCTAACCTGGTATTTCCTCCCATGTCTTCTGGAGGTAGGCGAAAGCCCATATAGCCAGCAACTCCGCTAGTAAATCCATCTAGTTTATTGAATTCCCCGGAAGCGATGAGGGCCGAAACGACACTGCTTTGAAAGGGTAGATATGCCGTGACGTATAGGGGTGGTGGTGTATTGACCAATGCGCTAAATGTGGTAACGAAAGCAATAGGACCATAGCTAAATACTGTTCCTGCATTTAGCCCCATGTAGGTGCCACCAAAAAAATTCCATTGAGCCTCAGCAATGCCATCCGGATTCCCATCAATATCCCAAGGGGTAGCAGCATTGCTTCCGAATCCGGCATTGAACTCGTGGGAGTTATCGAAATATTGAATACTGCCCTGTGCGCTGCTGGCAGCTATGAGGGAAGTGACGGTCACGGTGGCTGCTTTGTGAAAGTCTTTTTTGTTCATATATTACGAATGATTATTTTATCGGATTTGCTCAAAATGCTTACTTGGCTTTTTTTGCCTTGCGCCAGCGGCGCAGTCCAGCCGCACCCATGGCGAGTGCGCCGAGGCCGGTGGCAATAGTCGCAGGTTCTGGGATGGCGCCAACTTGAATGTTACTGCCATCATCCTGAAACGCCCAGCGATGGACGGTTACGCCGATGCCGCTTGGATTAGAGTCGTTGTAAAAGGTGACTTCCGCCCAGCCTAACTTAATGTTTCCTTCCATGTCTTCTTTGGGAAGGCGAAAGCCCATGTAGCCACTAACGCCGCTTGTGAAGTCAGCAAGATTGTTGAATTCCCCGGAAACGATAAGGGCCGAAGCTCCGCTGGCTTCAAAGGGCTGATAGGCGGTTATGGTTTCGTTTACAGGTAGGTTGAGTAATGAATCAAATGTCACAAGCGCAGCGAAAGGACCGCCGTAGCCATAGGCAGATCCTCCAATTAGACCCATGTAGCTGCCAACAACATTCCATCGAGCATCGGCGAGCCCATCCGGATTCCCATCGATATCCCAAGGGGTAATGCCATTGCTTCCGAGACCAGCACTGAATTCATTGGATGTGTCGAAGTACTGGATGATACCCTGAGCACTGCTGGCAGCGACGAGTGATGTAAGTGTAGCCGCGGTTGCCTTGCTGCTTTTACTTCTTATAGTGATCATGAAAGTTGTATTAATTATAAAATAACTTTGATGCTTCGCACTTAAGAAGTCCGCTTTGCCTTGCGCCAGCGACGTAGTCCGGCGGCTCCTAATGCCAGGGCTCCGAGTCCGGTGGCAACGGCGGCAGGCTCGGGAATGGCGCCGACTTGGATGGCCTGATCGGGAGTATCTTCATAAGCCCACTCATGAATGGTCACACCGGATCCTCCAGGGTTGGTCCCGTTATAAAAAGTAGCTCTCGCCCAACCGTATTGCTTTGGTCCAGGGTTGAAAGGATCGGTAATGAAGTGAAAACCGAAATACCCGGATACCGCGGAATTGAAATTTGAAAGATCATCAAAAGCATTGCCCTGAATCAATGTGAATTGATCATCAAACTGCTTGGATGCAGATACCGTATAATTGACTGGGACATTACTGAGTCGGCTCGTCATGATGGGATTAGCCAAGCCATTCAAATAACCACCGGATCCGTAAAGATTAATGATGGATCCGCCTGAGCCACCGACGTTCCAAATCCCGTCGACAGTACCATTGTCATCAACATTCCAGAGAGTCGTGCCAGTGCTTCCGAAGCCGACGCTGAATTCATTGGATGTGTCGAAGTACTGGATGATACCCTGTGCGCTGCTTGCGGCAATGAGTGATGTGACAGTGGCTGCGGCTGCTTTACTTTGCTTAGTTTTATTAAGAAACATACGGTAGTTCGTTTGCGATTAAGGAATAAACGCAGCGATACTAGCATGCCCAAAATTAACGATAGATTAACGGGCCCTCATTATTTTAAGGATTGTTCAGGTCTTTCTCAAAGGCGTCGCGCGTGGGGCGAACGGAGATTCATTTTAATGATTTTGGTGCGCAGTCCTCATCAAGAATGTCGGGGCATCATGGCATGTTCGATGTTAGCTCCGAAGGAGCGTCGGCATTTAGCCGTGGGTGAATGAAGCCCTGGCCAATGAACCCACGGGAAAGCACAGCCTTAATGACATAGAGCCCTTGAAGAGGGCGATGGTAAGAGGTAAGCATCCCGCCACCCTCTTCGAGGGTTCATTGATTTTCTATAGATTCAACCCCGTAGGTTCATCCCGCTATGGCGTGACTTCACCCACGGCTAAATATAAAGCACGATCGCAACAACGATGGCCAAGCCAATGCGATACCAGGCAAAAGGGGCGAGGCCGTGTTTGGAGAGAAAGTTAACCAGCCAGGTGATGGCCAATGCCGCTGCAATCGTTGCGATAATAATACCAAAGAGGACCGGTCCCGGGCTCAAGGTTTCCATCATCATCTTGCCGTTGGTCACGACCTTGTAGCCGGAGGCGGCACTCAGGGTGATCAATCCAAGGAGAAAACTGAATTCAGCGGCCAGCTTTGGTGAAAGACCTGCGATGTATCCGCCAACGATCGTCATCATTGAACGGCTGGTCCCCGGCCACATGGCCACACATTGCAACAAGCCGATCATGAAACATTGCTTCAACCCCAGATTGTACAAATCCGGTCCGTCCTGGGATTGGCTCAGGCTTTCGCCTTGGTTTTGCTTTTGCTTCTTTCTCCAGTTTTCAACGAAGAGCATAAGAATGGCACCTCCTACCAATGCGATAATAACGGGAAGCGGGCCAAAGAGCTTGGACTCAATAAAGTCGTCAAGGAGCAGGCCGAGGACTGCCGCCGGGAGAAAGGCCACAATCAGGTTTACAAACAGTCGTAAGCCACGCGGATCGCGCCCTAATAGTCCCATCAATATGCCTACAAGGCGCTTCCAATAAAGAATGATGACGGCAAGAATGGCGCCGCCCTGAATCACTATCGCATAAGCGTTGGCTGCCTCGGCAAGTTGTATCGATGCTTCGTCCTCTCCACCTTCAAGGCCAAGGAACCGATTGGTCAGAATCAGATGCCCGGTTGAGGAGACTGGTAAATATTCAGTGATCCCTTCAACGACTCCGAGGACGAAGGCATCGAAATAGGTCAACTGTCGTTCTTCAGTAGGAGAGTTCTCAACGCTTTGTGATGGCTCCGACTCAGCGTTAAGAGTCAGGATGCTCAGCACTAGAATCCATGAAACATGCAGTAGTTTAAACGACATATTTCTATCTATATGTTTGGAAAGTAAAAGCATGCCGAGCGAATTGTTACACGATCTGGCTTGTATCCCCCAGTTTTTTGCTTGTTTGGCGTGGGATCTCAGCCAAAGCTTAAATTGTCAAATACACTTGTTATGCTGCTTAAAGATGCAATTGCTTCGGTTTCCGAAGGAAATGATTTAAAAAGAGAGACCGCTGAGGCTGTTGCTCGAAGCTTGGCTGATGCCTCTGTTCCTGGGGAACATAAAAAAGCGATCCTTCTTGCTTTGGCGGAAAAAGGTGAAGTGGCGGATGAAGTTGCTGCCTTTGCTTCTGTTTTTCAGGACCTTGCCACGAACCCGGGCTTGTCCGGAACAGAAGGTGCGATTGACGTTGTCGGCACTGGCGGTGATCGGTCAGGGAGTTTTAACATCTCGACCACATCGGCTATTATTCTTGCTGCGAGTGGCGTTCCGGTGGTCAAGCATGGCAATCGCTCGGTGACATCCAAGTGTGGGAGTGCAGACTTTCTGGAAGCCCTCGGCATTAACCTCAAGGCGCCGCAAACGTTGCGGCAACGTTCTTTTGATGAGTTGAATTTCGTTTTTCTTTTTGCTCCGGCCTTTCACCCGGCCTTCAAAGAAGTCGTTCCGATTCGCAAAGAGTTGGCCGCGGAGGGCAAACGTACGATTTTTAATCTGCTTGGCCCTCTGATTAATCCAGGACGGCCTGATCACCTGTTGATGGGGGTCTTTTCCGCATCCT
The Rubellicoccus peritrichatus DNA segment above includes these coding regions:
- the trpD gene encoding anthranilate phosphoribosyltransferase gives rise to the protein MLLKDAIASVSEGNDLKRETAEAVARSLADASVPGEHKKAILLALAEKGEVADEVAAFASVFQDLATNPGLSGTEGAIDVVGTGGDRSGSFNISTTSAIILAASGVPVVKHGNRSVTSKCGSADFLEALGINLKAPQTLRQRSFDELNFVFLFAPAFHPAFKEVVPIRKELAAEGKRTIFNLLGPLINPGRPDHLLMGVFSASWVSPLAEALGSLKVKSGLVVNSAIGEGGVMDEFTCAGANRVCGVGTLNHLNGTISPVDAGLSPCAFDDLKGGDVAQNLKMLDALLDGSAPQGLIDTICLNVGAALWITDRADDLSAGVKQANEILQSGVVSKWLERVKAVYQK
- a CDS encoding undecaprenyl-diphosphate phosphatase codes for the protein MSFKLLHVSWILVLSILTLNAESEPSQSVENSPTEERQLTYFDAFVLGVVEGITEYLPVSSTGHLILTNRFLGLEGGEDEASIQLAEAANAYAIVIQGGAILAVIILYWKRLVGILMGLLGRDPRGLRLFVNLIVAFLPAAVLGLLLDDFIESKLFGPLPVIIALVGGAILMLFVENWRKKQKQNQGESLSQSQDGPDLYNLGLKQCFMIGLLQCVAMWPGTSRSMMTIVGGYIAGLSPKLAAEFSFLLGLITLSAASGYKVVTNGKMMMETLSPGPVLFGIIIATIAAALAITWLVNFLSKHGLAPFAWYRIGLAIVVAIVLYI